Sequence from the Corallococcus soli genome:
ACCCGTGGCTGTCCTCCACCGCGAAGGTGCGCGCGCTGGAGGAGACCTTCGCGCCGCCGGAGGGCTACACGCGGGTGCCCCTGGACGCGGGGTCCTTTGGCGCGTGGCTGCGCGGCCTACCCCTGCGGCCCGAAGGCTCGCCCGTGCGCGACTTCGCCGGAGGGACGGTGCTCGCCGCCCGCGACGCGCGGCTGGCGGCGGTGGGGGAGCTGGACGTGGGCTCCGTGAACCTCCAGCAGTGCGCGGACTCCATCCTCCGGCTGCACGCCGAGTGGCGGTGGGCCTCCGGGCAGAAGGAGCGCATCGCCTACCGCTTCACCAGCGGGCACGTGGCGTCGTGGCCCCGGTACGCGGCGGGGGACCGGGCGCGCGTCTCCGGTTCGAAGGTGACGTGGGTGCCGGGCGCCGGGGCGGCGGATGCGTCGCGCAAGGCCTTCCGCGCGTACCTGGACCTGCTCTTCACCTACGCGGGCACGCTGTCCATCCAGGCCGAGGGCGCGCGGCCCACCCGCGAGC
This genomic interval carries:
- a CDS encoding DUF4846 domain-containing protein; its protein translation is MPLLLSCEANGEAARRAAPPPHAVTEEERTRYPWLSSTAKVRALEETFAPPEGYTRVPLDAGSFGAWLRGLPLRPEGSPVRDFAGGTVLAARDARLAAVGELDVGSVNLQQCADSILRLHAEWRWASGQKERIAYRFTSGHVASWPRYAAGDRARVSGSKVTWVPGAGAADASRKAFRAYLDLLFTYAGTLSIQAEGARPTREQLRPGDFFVLGGSPGHTVLVLDVATNAKGERVALMGQGFTPAQDFHVLAGRDGPWFSLEGDAVATPFWAPFPMTSLRRLPSP